In Thermotomaculum hydrothermale, a single genomic region encodes these proteins:
- a CDS encoding HD family phosphohydrolase — protein MKKNRKKRKVEFSFIDFIKKFHSVDFYSALIFVIATLLILLNFFSVQTKIKLKVGDVAEHDIYAYTDLEVPDEVTTLKKKREAIEKTPNVYRYLSDKKDFVIEKINAISVLINEYEAAKKGLNKINNVELSALEAQKQGLLEKITSMVPIGEEYLPALINFFSNEENLNKLRDFVSYIYSRGLVENKSLFVLKNNEAILYDVNRNQEFLIRQKPAVIDKKQLKSLIKDFLTTVKIKKSDRKYIRDFLFNLFEPNYIFDSEKTKENIEKSLKSVEVSYLRKKRGEIIVRKGERVNEIAYKFIEQQNKVFKNKITLTRFLANLLILTLLTFLGYRLTRLYRQKIGKDKKYVFPLIMAVNTLGIIVIKGSIFIFGLVERSLQFQSLLQNGIIFFAIPFVFPVSLTAVLVDGFAALIVSFFLTVLVILLTAGNIKLVLFTIFSSITVIYLLRKTTRSSSLMLASLILGFFNFVIAFLILFYYGLEISSGLVISLLLITVIGSIFSGGLVSTFSPLFESMFKIVSDMKLSELSTMDNPLLKELSMSAPGTYQHSVRVANLAEAAAQRVGANALLVKVGAYYHDIGKTKKPDYFIENLRPGEENKHTRLAPKISALILKNHVKDGVDMAEEYGLPEVVISFIKEHHGTKLMTFFYNKALNMAEESGEEVVEEEYRYPGPKPSSKETAILMIADAIEAASRTLNSPATPGKIQHLVDRIVKDIIDDGQLSDSDLTFKELTEIKNSFVESLTAYFHTRVDYPGFDFNKQQDEDKNEAENKHNEKEGKKGNK, from the coding sequence ATGAAGAAGAACAGGAAAAAAAGAAAAGTTGAATTTTCTTTTATAGATTTTATAAAAAAGTTTCATTCGGTTGATTTTTATTCAGCCCTTATTTTTGTCATAGCAACTCTATTGATTTTGTTGAATTTTTTCTCTGTCCAGACAAAAATCAAGTTAAAAGTAGGAGATGTTGCAGAACACGATATATACGCGTATACAGATTTAGAAGTCCCTGATGAGGTTACAACTTTAAAGAAAAAAAGGGAAGCAATTGAAAAAACCCCTAATGTGTACAGGTATTTATCAGACAAAAAAGATTTTGTAATTGAAAAAATTAATGCAATTAGTGTTTTAATAAATGAATATGAAGCTGCCAAAAAAGGTTTAAACAAAATAAACAATGTGGAGTTATCAGCACTTGAAGCACAAAAGCAGGGTTTGTTAGAGAAAATTACATCTATGGTGCCTATTGGTGAAGAGTATTTACCTGCATTAATTAATTTTTTTTCGAATGAAGAAAATCTAAATAAATTAAGAGATTTTGTATCATACATTTATTCAAGAGGCCTTGTGGAAAACAAAAGCCTGTTTGTTTTAAAGAATAATGAAGCAATTTTATATGATGTAAACAGGAACCAGGAGTTTCTAATAAGACAAAAGCCTGCTGTCATTGATAAAAAACAGTTAAAATCTTTAATAAAGGATTTTTTGACAACGGTAAAAATAAAAAAAAGTGATAGGAAATATATAAGGGATTTTCTATTTAACCTGTTTGAGCCAAATTATATTTTTGATTCAGAAAAGACGAAAGAAAACATTGAAAAGTCCCTAAAATCGGTGGAGGTTAGTTATTTAAGAAAAAAAAGGGGAGAAATTATAGTTAGAAAGGGAGAAAGAGTTAATGAAATAGCATATAAATTTATTGAGCAGCAAAACAAGGTTTTTAAAAACAAGATCACTTTAACAAGATTTCTGGCTAATCTATTAATTCTTACCTTGCTTACTTTTTTAGGTTACAGACTAACAAGATTATACAGGCAGAAAATAGGAAAAGATAAAAAATATGTTTTCCCTTTAATAATGGCGGTAAACACATTGGGAATAATTGTAATTAAAGGCTCTATATTTATTTTTGGCCTTGTAGAAAGATCTCTTCAATTTCAGTCATTATTACAAAATGGGATAATTTTCTTTGCTATTCCTTTTGTTTTTCCTGTATCTTTAACAGCTGTTTTAGTTGACGGTTTTGCTGCTTTAATTGTCTCATTTTTCTTAACTGTACTGGTAATTCTTTTAACAGCTGGAAATATTAAGCTTGTTCTTTTTACTATCTTTTCTTCCATTACTGTTATTTATCTTTTAAGAAAAACTACAAGAAGCAGTTCATTAATGCTTGCTTCTCTTATTTTAGGTTTTTTTAATTTTGTAATTGCTTTTCTAATACTCTTTTATTATGGCTTGGAAATTAGTTCAGGGTTGGTAATATCATTACTTTTAATAACGGTAATTGGCTCAATATTTTCAGGTGGGCTTGTAAGCACCTTTTCACCTCTGTTTGAGTCTATGTTTAAGATAGTTTCCGATATGAAGTTATCAGAATTATCAACTATGGATAATCCACTTTTAAAAGAATTGTCAATGTCTGCTCCAGGCACATACCAGCATTCAGTTAGGGTTGCGAATCTTGCAGAAGCTGCTGCTCAAAGAGTAGGTGCAAATGCTTTGCTTGTTAAAGTTGGCGCATATTACCATGATATTGGTAAAACAAAAAAGCCTGATTACTTTATTGAAAATTTACGACCGGGAGAAGAAAACAAACACACAAGACTTGCACCTAAAATAAGTGCTTTAATCTTGAAGAACCATGTAAAAGATGGTGTAGATATGGCTGAGGAGTATGGTTTACCTGAGGTTGTCATAAGTTTTATAAAAGAACATCATGGTACAAAATTAATGACTTTTTTCTACAACAAAGCCTTAAATATGGCTGAAGAAAGTGGGGAAGAGGTTGTTGAAGAAGAATACAGATATCCTGGGCCAAAACCATCCTCAAAGGAGACAGCAATTTTAATGATTGCTGATGCAATTGAAGCTGCATCAAGAACTTTGAATTCCCCCGCTACACCTGGGAAAATACAGCACCTTGTTGATAGAATTGTTAAGGATATAATTGATGACGGGCAACTTTCAGATAGTGATTTAACATTCAAGGAGTTGACTGAAATAAAAAATAGTTTTGTGGAAAGTCTAACTGCTTATTTTCATACAAGGGTTGATTATCCAGGATTTGATTTTAATAAACAACAAGATGAAGATAAAAACGAGGCTGAAAATAAGCATAATGAAAAAGAGGGCAAAAAGGGAAATAAATGA
- the ybeY gene encoding rRNA maturation RNase YbeY — protein MSELDFSINTSDCKNIDEVISEFWESLKKEISHLLPDRFLIEVSIVSDEEIRRLNKDYRGKDYVTDVLSFEDGDTLPDGRVFLGSIAIACERAKKQAEEIGNSFEEELRFLFMHGVLHLLGFDHETDNGGMLNLQKVLKNKLKPFFTILEE, from the coding sequence ATGAGTGAACTGGATTTTTCCATAAATACTTCTGATTGTAAAAATATAGATGAAGTAATTTCCGAATTCTGGGAAAGCCTGAAAAAAGAAATATCACATCTTTTACCAGATAGATTTTTAATTGAAGTTTCAATAGTTAGTGATGAGGAGATTAGGAGACTAAATAAAGATTACAGAGGGAAGGACTATGTGACGGATGTACTAAGTTTTGAAGACGGAGACACACTTCCAGATGGCAGAGTTTTTCTGGGAAGTATAGCGATTGCATGTGAAAGGGCAAAAAAACAGGCTGAAGAAATAGGAAATTCTTTTGAAGAAGAGCTGAGGTTTTTGTTTATGCACGGGGTTTTGCATCTTTTAGGCTTTGACCATGAAACAGACAATGGTGGAATGCTGAATTTACAAAAAGTTTTAAAAAACAAGTTAAAACCTTTTTTTACAATTTTGGAGGAGTAA
- a CDS encoding hemolysin family protein, producing MENIFLVFIIIFRLISVALKFAYNNLTLIDLKKISEKEEDVEKILETRISMQFVSSFLNELTVIFLGLLFYLKISDIKKAILLVVIYLLIEKVIVGLLGFISREKIVKMLMPVLSPLYFVVKVFVFPAYKLSLFLIKKEDIRLDDEEDKEDEERAFIDVATEEGIIEEGEKDLIKGVLEFGDTIVREVMTPRTDIIAVQESISYESLIEKFKEAKHSRLPVFRDSIDNIIGIVHLKDILASEKEKFNLSKIIQKPYFIPETKKVLELLREMQNNKLKMAIVLDEYGGTAGVVTIEDLVEEIVGEIDDEHDIARNVIQKINETTYIVDGSCNIHFFAEETGIELDFEDVDTLGGVVFTIFGRIPQEGESVEYENIKITVEKMTNRRVKTIKVELLNKENEND from the coding sequence ATGGAAAATATTTTTTTAGTTTTTATTATAATTTTCCGTTTAATCAGTGTTGCATTAAAGTTTGCATACAATAATTTAACTTTAATTGATTTGAAAAAAATTTCAGAAAAAGAGGAAGATGTAGAAAAGATACTTGAAACAAGGATTTCAATGCAATTTGTTTCTTCTTTTTTAAACGAATTAACTGTTATATTTTTAGGGTTGTTATTCTATTTGAAAATTTCTGATATTAAAAAAGCAATTTTGTTAGTGGTTATATACCTTTTAATTGAGAAAGTGATTGTAGGTTTATTGGGGTTTATTAGCAGGGAAAAAATAGTAAAAATGCTAATGCCTGTTTTATCCCCCTTATACTTTGTTGTAAAGGTTTTTGTTTTCCCAGCATACAAACTTTCTTTATTTTTGATAAAAAAAGAAGATATAAGGCTTGACGATGAAGAGGACAAAGAAGACGAAGAAAGGGCTTTTATAGATGTTGCAACAGAAGAGGGAATTATTGAAGAGGGAGAGAAAGATTTAATTAAGGGAGTTTTGGAGTTTGGAGACACAATCGTTAGAGAGGTTATGACTCCACGAACTGATATAATTGCGGTACAGGAAAGTATTTCTTATGAAAGTTTAATTGAAAAGTTTAAAGAAGCAAAGCATTCAAGGTTACCAGTTTTCAGGGATTCAATTGATAATATTATTGGGATAGTGCATTTAAAAGACATTCTTGCAAGTGAAAAAGAAAAATTTAATTTATCAAAAATAATTCAAAAGCCTTATTTTATTCCTGAAACAAAAAAGGTTCTTGAGTTGTTAAGGGAGATGCAAAACAATAAACTAAAAATGGCTATTGTATTAGATGAATACGGTGGGACTGCTGGAGTGGTAACTATTGAAGATCTTGTAGAAGAGATTGTTGGAGAGATAGATGACGAACATGATATAGCCAGAAATGTTATTCAGAAAATAAATGAAACAACCTACATCGTTGATGGAAGTTGTAATATACACTTTTTTGCCGAAGAGACAGGGATTGAACTTGATTTTGAGGATGTTGATACATTGGGCGGCGTGGTTTTTACTATTTTTGGGAGAATACCACAAGAGGGGGAAAGTGTAGAATATGAAAATATTAAAATAACTGTTGAAAAAATGACAAATAGACGAGTAAAAACAATAAAAGTAGAATTATTAAATAAGGAGAATGAAAATGACTAA
- the era gene encoding GTPase Era: MTKFGEVALIGRPNAGKSTLLNYLLGRKISIVSDKPQTTRHRILGVLTEKDYQLVFVDLPGFHKPVYEMNKVMMQNVYSELDTADVILYIIDASVPIGNGERFLMNTLKEVNKPKVVALNKIDVIKKSRVLPLIDELKDMGFEEIVPISASAGINIDDLLEAVLKYVPEGEFQYDTEYITNINERLYIAEIVREKVLKYTRDELPYTTYVEVRQINHYEEYIEIFCDIIVEKKSQKPILIGKGGSMIKKIRVESEAELREYFGKEVSLELFVRVEKMWRQKGKYLQQFNI; this comes from the coding sequence ATGACTAAATTTGGAGAAGTTGCTCTAATAGGAAGGCCTAATGCAGGCAAATCAACACTATTAAACTATCTTTTAGGGAGAAAAATATCAATTGTTTCAGACAAACCTCAAACAACAAGGCATAGAATATTAGGTGTATTAACTGAAAAGGACTACCAGCTGGTCTTTGTTGATTTACCAGGCTTTCATAAACCGGTTTATGAAATGAATAAAGTGATGATGCAAAATGTTTACAGTGAACTTGATACTGCAGATGTAATACTTTACATAATTGACGCTTCTGTTCCTATTGGAAACGGAGAAAGGTTCTTAATGAATACCTTAAAAGAGGTCAATAAACCTAAGGTTGTTGCCTTAAACAAGATTGATGTAATTAAAAAATCACGAGTATTACCTTTAATTGATGAGTTAAAGGATATGGGCTTTGAGGAGATTGTGCCTATTTCTGCATCTGCAGGAATAAATATTGATGATTTGCTTGAGGCTGTTTTGAAGTATGTTCCGGAAGGTGAATTTCAATACGATACGGAATACATTACCAACATAAACGAGAGGCTTTACATTGCCGAAATAGTTAGAGAAAAGGTTTTAAAGTATACGAGAGATGAATTACCTTACACCACTTATGTTGAAGTCAGACAGATTAACCACTATGAAGAATATATTGAAATTTTCTGCGATATAATTGTGGAAAAGAAATCTCAAAAGCCAATCCTGATAGGTAAGGGCGGTAGTATGATTAAAAAAATCAGGGTAGAGTCAGAGGCTGAACTTAGAGAATACTTTGGGAAAGAGGTTTCACTTGAATTATTTGTCAGGGTTGAAAAAATGTGGAGACAAAAAGGTAAATACCTTCAGCAGTTTAATATTTAG
- the rpsO gene encoding 30S ribosomal protein S15, which yields MLTKERKSEIIGAFGKHDKDTGSPEVQIALITERINYLTEHFKVHKKDFHSRRGLLKLVSQRKKLLEYLKRKDFNRYRDIVNKLGLRK from the coding sequence ATGCTTACGAAAGAAAGAAAATCGGAGATTATCGGCGCCTTCGGGAAACACGATAAAGACACGGGTTCCCCCGAGGTGCAGATAGCTTTAATTACTGAGAGGATTAACTATTTAACAGAACATTTTAAGGTACACAAAAAAGACTTTCATTCAAGAAGAGGTCTTTTAAAGCTTGTATCTCAAAGAAAGAAATTGCTTGAATACCTAAAGAGAAAAGACTTTAACAGGTATAGAGACATTGTTAACAAATTAGGTTTAAGAAAATAA